TTCGTCTCGCCGCCCTTCCTCGGCGGCACCAACTGGCATCCGATGTCGTACAGCCCGGACACCGGCCTGTTCTACATCCCGGCCAACCACTGGGCGATGGACTACTGGACCGAGCACCTGAGCTACAAGGCCGGTTCCGCCTATCTCGGCCAGGGCTTCCGCATCAAGCGCCTGTTCGACGACCACGTCGGCGTGCTGCGCGCGATCGACCCCAAGAGCGGCAAGATCGCCTGGGAGCACAAGGAGAAGTTCCCGCTGTGGGCCGGCACGCTGACCACCGCCGGCGGGCTGATCTTCACCGGCACCTCGGACGGCTACGTGAAGGCCTTCGACGCGAAGAACGGCAAGGAGCTGTGGTCCTTCCAGACCGGTTCCGGCGTGGTCTCGGTGCCGGTGACCTGGGAGATGGACGGCGAGCAGTACATCGGCATCCAGTCGGGCTACGGTGGCGCGGTGCCGCTGTGGGGCGGCGACATGGCCGACCTCACCAAGCAGGTCACCCAGGGCGGGTCGATGTGGGTGTTCAAGCTGCCGAGGCAGGTGGCCAGCAAGTAAGCCCCAGCAGGCAGGCCCAAGGCGGTCCGGCGGCAACGCCGGGCCGCACTCCGCCAACCGCCCGCGGCGCCTCCCCGCCGCGGGCACTCACACCCGAACCACCATGCCCAGTCCACGCTTGCGCAACCTGATGGCCGTCCTCGCCACCGCCGCGGCCTGCAACGGCGCCCACGCCGCCGGCACGCCGGAAGAGCCGCTGGTGATCGGCGACTGCCCGATCTGGCCCTACACCCGCTGCGCCGGTGCCGACCTGCGCCATGCCGACCTCGCGGGCAAGAACCTCGCCGGGGCCGACTTTTCCGGTGCCGACCTCACCCGTGCGGACCTGCGCGGCGCCAATCTGGCCGGCGCCAATTTCGACGGCGCCAACCTCACCGCCGCGCGGCTGGCGAAGGCGAGCGCCCCTGCCGCCACCTTCCGCAATGCGCGGCTTGTCGCGGCGGATCTGGAATTCGCGCGCTTGATGCGTGCGGACTTCTCCGGCGCCGACCTGACCGCCGCCAACCTGGAGATGGCGCGGCTCAACTTCTCCTGGTTCAAGGGCGCGCGGCTGGTCAGCGCCGACCTGCAGGAGGCCAAGTTCGTCACCGTGAACCTGCAGGACGCAGTGATGGAGGGCAATGTGCTGCGCTACACGATCTTCCCCGACGGCTCGTTCGAAGGCTGTCGCGGCTGCCCCACCGGATGGTGACCCGCATGAAGCCGCATCCCTCGCCCACTGCATGGCGCCGGCTGCTCGGTGCCGCCCTGCTCGCCGCCGCGCTGCCCGCCCTCGCCCTCGACGCCCAGCGCCCGCAGGTGGATGCCTCCGCGCTGGCGCCGCAGCACGGCCAGTGGCAGGCCGACAATCCCTACCGTGGCGATCCGCGCGCCGCGGAGATCGGCCGCAGCGCCTTCAACCAGGCCTGCGCGCCCTGCCATGGCGCGGATGCCGACGGTCACGCCGCGCCCGCGCCCGACCTGCGCCGCCTCGGCCGCAGCTGCACGCGCATCGCCGACGACGCGCTGCGCCAGCGCTGCCAGCGCGACGTCGATCACTACTTCGTCAGCTCGGTGCTGAAGGGCAAGGTGAAGGTGGGCGTGGTGCACATGCCGGCCTGGGACGGCGTGCTCGAGCCCGAGCTGGTGTGGGCGCTGCGCAGCTTCGTCGAAAGCAGCGGCACGCCGAAGGGCGACTGAGCCGGCGATGAGGCACGCGACAACATTCGCCTTGCGTTCGCCCAGGGGCCTCGCCGCCAACCGGGCTTCGACACGCTCGGCCCGAGCGGTTGCAGATCGCAGGCGCGAGCGGACGGACGCACTGCCGCTTTCCCTGCGCCCGGCGAAGGGCCCGCGCGCGAACCGGGCGTCGACCCGTCCCGCCCCGATGGACGCCGGTGGCCGGCTCCACAAACAAAAACGGCACGGCTGCCGAAGCAGCCGTGCCGTGAAAAGCGACCGTGGAGGACGGTCGCCCGATCGAACATCAGGACTTGTGCAGCTTGAACACCCACACGGAGCCACCCTGCTCCAGGAAGTTCACGCGCTGGGCGACGTCGCCGCCCCACAGCGGCACCGCGCCGCCCCAGCCGGACACCACGGCGATGTACTGCTCGCCGTCCTGTTCCCAGGTAACCGGGGGCGCAACCACGCCGGAGCCGGTCTGGAAGGACCAGAGTTCCTTGCCGGTCTTGGCGTCGAGCGCCTTCAGGTAGCCTTCCGGGGTGCCGTAGAAGGTCAGCCCGCCGGCGGTGCTCATCGCCCCGCCCCACAGCGGCGCGTTGTTCTTGGCTTCCCAGACGATCTTGCCGGAGACCGGATCGACCGCGCGCAGCGCGCCGATGTAGTCCTCGTTGAGCGGCTTGATGGTGAAGCCGGCGCCCAGGTAGGCCGCGCCCTTCTTGTAGGAGATCGGCTCGTTCCAGATGTCCATGCCCCACTCGTTGGCGGGCACGTAGAACAGGCCGGTCTGCGGGTTGTAGGCGATCTGCTGCTGGTTCTTGCCGCCCAGGAAGGAAGGCGCCGCGAACACCACCTCGCCCTTCTTGCCATCGGCCGACTTGGACGGATCGCCCGGACGGTTGGAGTCGTCATACACCGGACGGCCGGTCTTCAGGTCGATGCTCTTCGCCCAGGTGATCTTGTTCACGAAGGGGAAGGCATTGAGCAGCTTGCCGTTGGTACGGTCGAGCACGAAGAAGAAGCCGTTGCGGTCGGCCTTGCCGCCGGCCTTGACGACCTTGCCGTCCTTGCCCTTGTAGTCGAACGAAACGAATTCGTTCACACCGTCGAAGTCCCAGCCGTCATGCGGCGTGGTCTGGTAGTGCCAGGCGATCTTGCCGGTATCGGGGTCGATCGCGACGGTGGCGGACGAGAACAGGTTGTCGCCCGGGCGCAGGTGGCTGTTCCACGGCGAGGGGTTGCCGGTGCCGGCGAAGATCAGGTTGGTTTCCGGATCGTAGGTCGCGCCGTTCCAGGTCGCCGCGCCGCCGGTCTTCCACAGGTCGCCCGGCCAGGTCTTGTTGGTGGTGCCGGAGATGCCGTTTTCGATGGCCTTGCCTTCGGCGTCGTACTTGTAGCCCATGTGGCCTTCGACCACCGGACGCACCCAGATCTTCTTGCCGGTCTTGGCGTCGCGGGCTTCCATGCGGCCGACCACACCGAATTCGCCGCCGGACACGCCGGAGATGACCATGCCCTTGACGATGATCGGGGCGGCGGTCATCGAGTAGCCGGCGGCGTAGTCGTCGACCTTCTCCTTCCACACCACCTTGCCGGTGTCCTTGTTCAGCGCAACCAGCTGCGCATCCAGGGTGCCGAAGATCACCAGGTTGTCGTAGAGCGCGGCGCCGCGGTTAACCACGTCGCAACACGGCATGATGCCGTCCGGCAGGCGGTGCTCGTACTTCCACAGCTTCTTGCCGGTCTTCACGTCGAGCGCAAAGATGCGGCTGTAGGAGGCGGTGACGTACATCTTGCCGTCCTGGATCAGCGGTTGCGATTCCTGGCCGCGCTGCTTCTCGCCGCCGAAGGAGAACGACCACACCGGCACCAGGTTCTTGACCGTATCGGTATTGATGGCGGTCAGCGGGCTGAAGCGCTGGCCTTGCGTACCCATGCCGAAAGTCACGACCTGCTTGGTGTTGGTGGCGTCGTTCAGCACGTCCGCGTCGGTCACGTTGGCCGCACCGGCGCCCGGTGCGCCCAGCGCGAAGAGCGCCGCGGCCACGGCAGTGAGAGCCACGCGGCGGGCGGGCTGTCGAGTCTTCTCCATTATTCCTCCTTGATTTCTTTGGTCGTCGTTTGCTGTGCTGGTGATCCCGCTTCGGCGGCTGCCCATACCGGGTCCCCCACCCGCTTCTGCAAGCGGCATGCCACGCGGGCCCGGCGGCCGCACAGCGTGGCGGCAACGCGGAATCGGAACTGCGGCCACCCTCTGTAGCATGGCCCTCGCTGTATCAAATGTCGCCACCTGCTCCAAAACTGAACAACCGCCCACGCTGCGCAGCGTGACAGCAGCGTTACAACCGGTGGCACGTCCTTTGCGTTACGGTTGACCATATAGATGCGCGGCAATGACCGCGCAAGAGGAGACAACAAGAATGCACCTGCTCGCCGCACTCGCCGCGGTATTCGGTCTGCTCGCCCCGCCGCTGGCGGCGGCCGCGGCACCATCACCCGCCACCGACCCCCTCGACTCCGCGCGCTGGACCGACATGCGGCGCGAGTTCTTCCGTGACGCCCGGGTGGAGTTCGACCGCCGCGTGCGCGTGGTCGCGCCCCCGGTGGCCGAGGACCCGCTCAACGTACCGGTCAGCGTGGATGCCTCCGCGCTGCCGGACGTGCGCGAGGTGCTGGTGTTCGCCGATTTCAATCCCATCGTGCAGGCGCTGCGCTTCATGCCGGAGGCGGCCGCGGCCACGCTCGGCTTCCGCCTCAAGCTGCAGCAATCCACCCCGGTGCGGGCCGCGGCGCGTACCGCCGACGGCGTCTGGCATGTCGGCGGCACCTGGGTCACCACCACCGGCGGCGGCTGTACGCTGCCCTCCACCGGCTCGGCCTCGCCGGAATGGCAGCAACGGCTCAACGAAGTGTCGGCGCGGGTATGGCCGCTGGTGCGCGGGGGCGAACGCGTGCGGCTGCGCGTGATCCACCCGATGGATACCGGGCTTGCCGCGAGCGTGCCGCTGTTCCACATCGAAGAACTGGAGTTGCGCGAAGGCACCCGCATGCTGATGCGCATCGAGCCCGGCGCGCCCGTCGCCGAAAACCCCATCTTCACGCTCGACCTGCCCACGCCGGGCGACGGTGCGCTGCAGGTCAGCGGGCGCGACAACAACGGCAACCGCATCCGCGCCGAGGTCGCGCGCGAAACGGCCCTGACGCCCGCCACGCTGCGCGAGGTGGCGCAATGAGCGGCCTCGCCAGCCTGCGCCGCGCCGTGGTCGGCGCCACCGTGGTGATCGCCGCCGGTGCCGGCGCCGGCTACGCGCTGCAGGCGGTGGCCGAAGCGCCGCAGCGCAGCGTCAGCTTCGACTATCGTCTGCAGCCGCAGCGTGTGGCCGACGGGGTGTATGCGCTGATCGGCCGGCGCGAGGACTTCTCCTTCGCCAACGGCGGCAATGTGGTGAACACCGGCTTCATCGTCGGCAAGGACGGCGTCGTCGTGATCGACACCGGCGTGTCGAAACGCTACGGCGAGCAGTTGCGCGCGGCGATCGCGCGGGTGACGCCGCTGCCGGTGGTGCTGGTGATCAACACCCATCACCACCCCGACCACTTCCTCGGCAACCAGGCCTTTGCCCCGGCCACGCTCGCCGCGCTGCCGGCCACCAGCACCGGCATCGCCACCGAAGGCGGCGCCTTCACCGACAACATGTACCGCCTGAACGGCGACTGGATGCGCGACACCGAGCCGGTGGCGCCCCAGCGCGCGCTCGCGCCCGGCCGCCTCGCCGTGGCCGGGCGCGAACTGGAGCTGATCGCCGCCGACGGCCACACCGGCGCCGACCTTGCGGTGCTGGACGTGGGCAGCGGCGTGCTGTTTGCCGGCGACCTCGTCTTCCACGATCGCGCGCCGACCACCCCGCACGCCGACATCCCGGCCTGGCTGTCCGCGCTGGACCGGCTGGAGCGGCTGGATTTCCGCGTGCTGGTGCCCGGCCATGGCGACACCGCGGCGGATGCCGGTCCGATCCGCCAGACCCGCGACTACCTGCGCTGGCTGCAGGCGGCAATCCGCGAAGGCGCGGAGAACGGGCTGGACATGACCGAGATGCTGGGACGTCCGCTGCCGGCGCGCTTCCGCACGATTGCGCTCGCGGAAACCGAGTACCGCCGCAGCGTCGCCCACCTTTTCCCGCGCGCCGAACAGGCCGCGCTCGAAACCCAGGGCCGGCGCTGACCTGCCCCGCTGGAACACGACAATGAAGACACCCTCCCCCCGCCGCCTGCGCGCTGCCCCGCTCACGCCGATCGCCGCCGCGCTCGCCACGCTGTTCGCCCCCGCCCCGCTCCTTGCGCAGGAACTTGCGCTCGGCGCCGTCGAAGTGGTGGCCGTCGCGCCGCTGCCCGGCCTCGACCTGCCGCGCGAGCAGGTGCCGTCCAATGTGCAGACCGTCACCAGCGCCGCGCTGCGCGCCAAGCAGAGCGTGGCGCTGCCGGACTTCCTCGGCGACCGCCTGCCCGGCGTGAACATCAACGAAATCCAGGGCAACCCTTTCCAGCCGGACGTGAACTACCGCGGCTTCGCCGCCTCGCCGCTGCTCGGCACGCCGCAGGGGCTGTCGGTGTATCTGGACGGCGTGCGGGTGAACGAGCCCTTCGGCGACACGGTGAACTGGGATCTGATCCCGCAGATGGCGCTCGACACCGTCACCCTGCTGCCCGGCTCCAATCCGCTGTACGGCCTCAACACGCTGGGCGGCGCGCTCGCGCTGCGCACCAAGAACGGCTTCGACCACCCCGGCGGCGAAGCACAGGTGTTGTGGGGCTCGTTCCAGCGCCGCAGCCTGGAAGTGGAACACGGCGGCAGCCACGGAGACACCGGCT
Above is a window of Azoarcus olearius DNA encoding:
- a CDS encoding pentapeptide repeat-containing protein, coding for MPSPRLRNLMAVLATAAACNGAHAAGTPEEPLVIGDCPIWPYTRCAGADLRHADLAGKNLAGADFSGADLTRADLRGANLAGANFDGANLTAARLAKASAPAATFRNARLVAADLEFARLMRADFSGADLTAANLEMARLNFSWFKGARLVSADLQEAKFVTVNLQDAVMEGNVLRYTIFPDGSFEGCRGCPTGW
- a CDS encoding c-type cytochrome, whose protein sequence is MKPHPSPTAWRRLLGAALLAAALPALALDAQRPQVDASALAPQHGQWQADNPYRGDPRAAEIGRSAFNQACAPCHGADADGHAAPAPDLRRLGRSCTRIADDALRQRCQRDVDHYFVSSVLKGKVKVGVVHMPAWDGVLEPELVWALRSFVESSGTPKGD
- a CDS encoding PQQ-dependent methanol/ethanol family dehydrogenase: MEKTRQPARRVALTAVAAALFALGAPGAGAANVTDADVLNDATNTKQVVTFGMGTQGQRFSPLTAINTDTVKNLVPVWSFSFGGEKQRGQESQPLIQDGKMYVTASYSRIFALDVKTGKKLWKYEHRLPDGIMPCCDVVNRGAALYDNLVIFGTLDAQLVALNKDTGKVVWKEKVDDYAAGYSMTAAPIIVKGMVISGVSGGEFGVVGRMEARDAKTGKKIWVRPVVEGHMGYKYDAEGKAIENGISGTTNKTWPGDLWKTGGAATWNGATYDPETNLIFAGTGNPSPWNSHLRPGDNLFSSATVAIDPDTGKIAWHYQTTPHDGWDFDGVNEFVSFDYKGKDGKVVKAGGKADRNGFFFVLDRTNGKLLNAFPFVNKITWAKSIDLKTGRPVYDDSNRPGDPSKSADGKKGEVVFAAPSFLGGKNQQQIAYNPQTGLFYVPANEWGMDIWNEPISYKKGAAYLGAGFTIKPLNEDYIGALRAVDPVSGKIVWEAKNNAPLWGGAMSTAGGLTFYGTPEGYLKALDAKTGKELWSFQTGSGVVAPPVTWEQDGEQYIAVVSGWGGAVPLWGGDVAQRVNFLEQGGSVWVFKLHKS
- a CDS encoding quinoprotein dehydrogenase-associated SoxYZ-like carrier, whose product is MHLLAALAAVFGLLAPPLAAAAAPSPATDPLDSARWTDMRREFFRDARVEFDRRVRVVAPPVAEDPLNVPVSVDASALPDVREVLVFADFNPIVQALRFMPEAAAATLGFRLKLQQSTPVRAAARTADGVWHVGGTWVTTTGGGCTLPSTGSASPEWQQRLNEVSARVWPLVRGGERVRLRVIHPMDTGLAASVPLFHIEELELREGTRMLMRIEPGAPVAENPIFTLDLPTPGDGALQVSGRDNNGNRIRAEVARETALTPATLREVAQ
- a CDS encoding quinoprotein relay system zinc metallohydrolase 1, coding for MSGLASLRRAVVGATVVIAAGAGAGYALQAVAEAPQRSVSFDYRLQPQRVADGVYALIGRREDFSFANGGNVVNTGFIVGKDGVVVIDTGVSKRYGEQLRAAIARVTPLPVVLVINTHHHPDHFLGNQAFAPATLAALPATSTGIATEGGAFTDNMYRLNGDWMRDTEPVAPQRALAPGRLAVAGRELELIAADGHTGADLAVLDVGSGVLFAGDLVFHDRAPTTPHADIPAWLSALDRLERLDFRVLVPGHGDTAADAGPIRQTRDYLRWLQAAIREGAENGLDMTEMLGRPLPARFRTIALAETEYRRSVAHLFPRAEQAALETQGRR